The following coding sequences lie in one Nycticebus coucang isolate mNycCou1 chromosome 18, mNycCou1.pri, whole genome shotgun sequence genomic window:
- the CCL15 gene encoding C-C motif chemokine 15 isoform X2 translates to MKVSKPALPLLILAAVLGSQAWVTQDSEATELLVANHQFEPPIIQHGFQRPTDCCFSYTPRSIRCSFMEDYFVTSSGCSWPAVIFLTKKGKRVCANPRDRDVQDCMRKLQASSKELMMTLS, encoded by the exons ATGAAGGTCTCCAAGCCTGCCCTCCCCTTGCTCATCCTGGCTGCTGTCCTTGGATCCCAGGCCTGGGTCACACAGG ATTCAGAGGCAACAGAACTTCTGGTGGCAAACCATCAATTTGAACCTCCAATAATTCAACACG GCTTTCAGCGTCCTACTGACTGCTGCTTCTCCTATACCCCACGAAGTATCCGGTGTTCATTCATGGAAGATTATTTTGTAACAAGCAGTGGGTGCTCCTGGCCAGCTGTCAT CTTCCTCACCAAGAAGGGGAAACGTGTCTGTGCCAACCCCAGAGACAGAGATGTTCAAGATTGCATGAGAAAGCTGCAGGCCTCCTCCAAGGAGCTGATGATGACACTTTCTTGA
- the CCL15 gene encoding C-C motif chemokine 15 isoform X3: MKVSKPALPLLILAAVLGSQAWVTQDTEAGELLVADELETSIIQRGFHHPSDCCFSYTPRSIRCPFMEDYFETSSGCSRPAVIFLTKKGKRVCANPRDRDVQDCMRKLQASSKELMMTLS; encoded by the exons ATGAAGGTCTCCAAGCCTGCCCTCCCCTTGCTCATCCTGGCTGCTGTCCTTGGATCCCAGGCCTGGGTCACACAGG ATACAGAGGCAGGAGAACTCCTGGTGGCAGATGAATTAGAAACTTCAATAATTCAACGCG GCTTTCATCACCCTTCTGACTGCTGCTTCTCCTATACCCCACGAAGCATCCGGTGTCCATTCATGGAAGATTACTTTGAAACAAGCAGTGGGTGCTCCCGGCCAGCTGTCAT CTTCCTCACCAAGAAGGGGAAACGTGTCTGTGCCAACCCCAGAGACAGAGATGTTCAAGATTGCATGAGAAAGCTGCAGGCCTCCTCCAAGGAGCTGATGATGACACTTTCTTGA
- the CCL15 gene encoding C-C motif chemokine 15 isoform X1: protein MKVSKPALPLLILAAVLGSQAWVTQDTEAGELLVADELETSIIQRGFHHPSDCCFSYTPRSIRCPFMEDYFETSSGCSRPAVIFLTKKGQRVCADPSNEQVWNCMIKLKRGPIIEDPGIIKVVEEKGRTSPDHQPRALSSQLPDSEHRGLNYNFNYN, encoded by the exons ATGAAGGTCTCCAAGCCTGCCCTCCCCTTGCTCATCCTGGCTGCTGTCCTTGGATCCCAGGCCTGGGTCACACAGG ATACAGAGGCAGGAGAACTCCTGGTGGCAGATGAATTAGAAACTTCAATAATTCAACGCG GCTTTCATCACCCTTCTGACTGCTGCTTCTCCTATACCCCACGAAGCATCCGGTGTCCATTCATGGAAGATTACTTTGAAACAAGCAGTGGGTGCTCCCGGCCAGCTGTCAT CTTCCTCACCAAGAAGGGGCAACGTGTCTGTGCCGACCCCAGTAACGAGCAAGTTTGGAACTGCATGATAAAACTGAAGCGGGGCCCAATAATCGAGGACCCAGGAATCATAAAGGTTGTTGAAGAGAAAGGACGCACGTCGCCAGACCACCAGCCTCGTGCTCTCTCGTCCCAACTACCAGATTCTGAGCATCGTGGCCTGAATTATAActttaattacaattaa
- the CCL16 gene encoding C-C motif chemokine 16: MKVSVTAFFLLIFILTTTFTFCSQPKIPESVNHPPTCCLKYHEKVLPRKLVAGYRKALNCHLPAIIFVTKRNREVCANPSDKWVQEYIQDPRLPLLPPRSVGRVKIITSKKD, from the exons ATGAAGGTCTCTGTGACTGCCTTCTTTCTCCTCATCTTCATCCTCACCACTACTTTTACTTTTTGCAGCCAGCCGA AAATTCCTGAGTCGGTGAACCATCCACCCACCTGCTGCCTGAAGTATCATGAGAAAGTGTTGCCAAGGAAACTGGTGGCAGGATACAGAAAGGCCCTCAACTGTCACCTGCCAGCAATCAT ATTTGTCACCAAAAGGAACCGAGAAGTCTGCGCCAACCCCAGCGACAAATGGGTCCAAGAGTACATCCAGGATCCCAGGCTACCTTTGCTGCCCCCCAGAAGTGTGGGCAGGGTTAAAATTATTACATCAAAGAAAGACTAA
- the CCL14 gene encoding C-C motif chemokine 14 — translation MKVSMAAVFFLSLLLLSTTTPEARAKSSSRGPYHPAECCFTYVTHELPRHRISDYYETSSQCSKPGIVFITKKGHYICSNPSDKWVQDYVKDMEEN, via the exons ATGAAGGTCTCCATGGCTGCCGTCTTCTTCCTCTCGCTCCTGCTCCTCAGCACCACCACCCCAGAGGCCAGAGCTAAGTCCTCCTCAC GAGGACCTTACCACCCCGCTGAGTGCTGTTTCACCTACGTTACCCATGAGCTCCCACGGCACCGCATTTCGGATTATTATGAGACCAGCAGCCAGTGCTCCAAGCCTGGAATTGT CTTCATCACTAAAAAAGGCCATTATATCTGCAGCAACCCCAGTGACAAGTGGGTCCAGGACTACGTCAAGGACATGGAGGAGAACTGA